A portion of the Faecalibacterium sp. I3-3-89 genome contains these proteins:
- a CDS encoding YhfC family intramembrane metalloprotease, with protein sequence MTLMTVPAASIAGMVFSLVVSFALPIGLFIYAKKKLGAKAAPFFIGCGVFFVMVVMLEAAIHRIVFQLAGEALTGSVILYAVYGGLMAALFEETGRYIAMRFLVKPMDFPNAFMYGAGHGGVEAMLLCGVASISNIASAVMINSGTMSAQLASLDAKKAADTAAALSALWTTPSLTFFAGGVERLLAVVLHVSLSILVFQSIRKKSRKDLLNAYLFHFVIDSLAVLLSAVASVWVVELVVALVTGGAVLMAKYACMEE encoded by the coding sequence ATGACGCTTATGACAGTCCCCGCAGCAAGCATCGCAGGCATGGTATTTTCCCTTGTCGTCTCCTTCGCACTTCCCATAGGCCTTTTCATCTACGCAAAGAAGAAGCTGGGCGCGAAGGCGGCACCGTTCTTTATCGGGTGCGGCGTTTTCTTCGTGATGGTGGTGATGCTGGAAGCTGCCATCCATCGCATCGTGTTCCAGCTGGCCGGAGAAGCGCTGACCGGAAGCGTGATCCTATACGCAGTCTATGGCGGCCTGATGGCAGCACTTTTTGAAGAGACTGGCCGTTACATCGCCATGAGGTTTCTGGTGAAGCCGATGGACTTTCCGAATGCCTTTATGTATGGTGCCGGACACGGCGGCGTGGAGGCAATGCTTCTGTGCGGCGTGGCATCCATCAGCAACATCGCAAGTGCCGTGATGATAAACTCCGGCACCATGTCTGCACAGCTGGCGTCTCTTGACGCAAAGAAGGCGGCAGACACGGCAGCGGCTCTTTCGGCGCTGTGGACGACACCGAGCCTGACGTTTTTTGCAGGCGGCGTAGAGCGGCTTTTGGCGGTGGTGCTCCATGTGAGCCTTTCGATTCTGGTGTTCCAGTCCATCCGCAAAAAGTCCCGGAAAGACCTGCTCAATGCGTATCTGTTCCACTTCGTCATCGATTCGCTGGCCGTTCTGCTCAGTGCAGTGGCATCTGTCTGGGTGGTGGAGCTTGTCGTTGCACTCGTGACCGGCGGGGCTGTCCTGATGGCAAAGTATGCCTGTATGGAAGAGTGA
- a CDS encoding FAD:protein FMN transferase — MSIKRFVSTLLAGTLCLSLLAACGSSQKPAASGVSADAQRYSTIFYDAFDTVTQVIAYCDSEEEFNRQMDALHADLLEYHRLYDIYNDYDGVVNVKTINDNAGTAPVQVDDKILGMLELARQMYDTTGGKLNIAMGSVLRIWHDCREAAEATESEADNQLPSQEALDAAAQHCDISDLVIDEEAKTVYLSDPAMSLDVGSVGKGYAVEMVAQAAEARGLTSALISVGGNLRAIGTKPDGSQWSGGVENPWNSSEVYTASSSYVSGVNMSDMALVTSGNYQRYYVVDGVRYHHLIDPDTLWPARYFDSVSVLSPDSGAADCLTTGLFCMSLEDGQKLVESLDGVEALWCTPDGDIISSSGWSDHEKK; from the coding sequence ATGAGCATCAAGCGCTTTGTTTCTACCCTGCTGGCCGGGACGCTCTGCCTGAGCCTCCTTGCTGCCTGCGGCTCATCTCAAAAGCCTGCGGCCTCCGGCGTGAGCGCGGATGCCCAGCGGTACAGCACCATCTTTTACGACGCTTTTGACACCGTAACGCAGGTCATCGCCTACTGCGACAGCGAGGAGGAGTTCAACCGCCAGATGGACGCCCTCCACGCCGACCTGCTGGAATACCACCGTCTCTACGACATCTACAACGACTACGACGGTGTGGTGAACGTCAAGACCATCAACGACAACGCGGGCACTGCCCCGGTTCAGGTGGACGATAAGATCCTCGGGATGCTGGAGCTGGCCCGGCAGATGTACGACACCACCGGCGGCAAGCTGAACATCGCCATGGGCAGCGTCCTCCGCATCTGGCACGACTGCCGCGAGGCCGCTGAGGCCACCGAAAGCGAGGCGGACAACCAGCTGCCCTCGCAGGAAGCGCTGGATGCCGCCGCACAGCACTGTGATATTTCTGACCTCGTCATCGACGAGGAGGCCAAGACGGTCTACCTCTCCGACCCCGCCATGTCCCTCGACGTGGGCAGCGTGGGCAAGGGTTATGCCGTCGAGATGGTGGCGCAGGCTGCTGAGGCCCGGGGCCTGACCAGCGCCCTCATCAGCGTGGGCGGCAACCTCCGCGCCATCGGCACAAAACCCGACGGCTCCCAGTGGTCGGGCGGCGTGGAAAACCCGTGGAACTCCTCCGAGGTCTACACCGCCAGCTCCTCCTACGTCTCCGGTGTCAACATGAGCGACATGGCCCTCGTCACCAGCGGCAACTACCAGCGGTACTACGTCGTAGACGGCGTGCGCTACCACCATCTCATCGACCCGGACACCCTCTGGCCCGCCCGCTACTTCGACAGCGTCAGCGTCCTCTCCCCCGACTCCGGCGCGGCCGACTGCCTCACCACCGGCCTGTTCTGTATGTCCCTTGAGGATGGTCAGAAGCTCGTCGAGTCCCTCGACGGCGTGGAGGCCCTTTGGTGCACGCCGGACGGCGATATTATAAGCTCCAGCGGCTGGTCTGACCACGAGAAAAAGTAA
- a CDS encoding DUF3783 domain-containing protein, producing MKAHIARNQNAGVPLALGWNLSAADRGILEGMAPAFGMKLLSVSPADAGKTVAQLLGEVEVKTSRTLVLEPGAYPPALVLANFREKDLDTLLDLMKQAQVNIPLKAVITPSNKNWVFGDLLAHLSEEHAAFTAAAKEQA from the coding sequence ATGAAAGCACATATCGCACGCAACCAGAATGCCGGCGTCCCGCTGGCGCTGGGCTGGAACCTGTCCGCCGCCGACCGGGGCATCCTTGAGGGGATGGCCCCCGCCTTCGGCATGAAGCTGCTGTCCGTCTCCCCCGCCGACGCAGGCAAGACCGTCGCCCAGCTGCTGGGCGAGGTGGAGGTCAAGACCTCCCGCACCCTCGTGCTGGAACCGGGTGCCTATCCTCCTGCGCTGGTGCTGGCAAACTTCCGGGAAAAAGACCTCGACACCCTGCTGGACCTCATGAAGCAGGCGCAGGTGAACATTCCCCTCAAGGCCGTCATCACCCCCTCCAACAAGAACTGGGTCTTCGGCGACCTGCTGGCTCACCTGTCTGAGGAGCACGCCGCCTTCACGGCTGCGGCAAAGGAGCAGGCATGA
- the aroF gene encoding 3-deoxy-7-phosphoheptulonate synthase, with the protein MIIVLKQDAPEAKVHEFCRELEGMGLQINDSKGSDTHILGLIGDTKAIAESWVLANPVVETCRRVSEPYKKANRKFHPDDSVIDVEGVKIGGGSFAVIAGPCSIESEAQITYCAQRVKAAGASLLRGGAFKPRTSPYSFQGMRSEGLDLLKLARRATGSPIVTEIMNTEHLPLFENVDLIQVGARNMQNFELLKAVGRQKKPVLLKRGLANTLEEFVMSAEYIMAEGNENVILCERGIRTFETSMRNTLDLAGVVMLHKMTHLPVIVDPSHACGHAWMVPQLAKAAVAAGADGLMIEVHNDPAKAKCDGAQSLTPDQFDELMDFIGKEVEFFGKKMN; encoded by the coding sequence ATGATCATCGTACTCAAACAGGACGCCCCCGAAGCCAAGGTCCACGAATTCTGCCGCGAGCTGGAAGGCATGGGCCTGCAGATCAATGACTCCAAGGGCAGCGACACCCACATCCTCGGACTCATCGGCGACACCAAGGCCATCGCCGAGAGCTGGGTGCTGGCAAATCCGGTGGTCGAGACCTGCCGCCGCGTCTCGGAGCCGTACAAGAAAGCCAACCGCAAATTCCATCCGGACGACAGCGTCATTGATGTGGAGGGCGTGAAGATCGGCGGCGGCAGTTTTGCCGTCATCGCAGGCCCGTGCAGCATTGAGAGCGAGGCCCAGATCACCTACTGCGCCCAGCGCGTCAAGGCCGCCGGTGCCTCCCTGCTGCGCGGCGGCGCATTCAAGCCCCGCACCTCCCCTTATTCTTTCCAAGGGATGCGCAGCGAGGGCCTCGACCTGCTCAAGCTGGCCCGCCGTGCCACCGGCTCTCCCATCGTCACCGAGATCATGAACACCGAGCATCTGCCCCTCTTTGAGAATGTGGACCTCATTCAGGTCGGCGCCCGCAATATGCAGAACTTCGAGCTGCTCAAGGCCGTGGGCCGTCAGAAGAAGCCCGTCCTGCTCAAGCGCGGCCTTGCCAACACGCTGGAGGAGTTCGTCATGAGCGCCGAGTACATCATGGCCGAGGGCAACGAGAACGTCATCCTCTGCGAGCGCGGCATCCGCACCTTCGAGACCAGTATGCGGAACACCCTCGACCTCGCCGGTGTGGTCATGCTTCACAAGATGACCCACCTGCCCGTCATCGTGGACCCCAGCCACGCCTGCGGCCACGCATGGATGGTGCCTCAGCTGGCAAAGGCCGCCGTCGCCGCCGGTGCCGACGGCCTGATGATCGAGGTCCACAACGACCCCGCCAAGGCCAAGTGCGACGGTGCCCAGAGCCTGACCCCCGACCAGTTCGACGAGCTGATGGACTTCATCGGCAAAGAGGTGGAGTTCTTCGGCAAGAAGATGAACTGA
- the ybaK gene encoding Cys-tRNA(Pro) deacylase, with product MGKEAKTNAMRILERAKVAYTAHEYPHEEGVAVDGVSVAASMGEDPACVYKTLVTQGASRNYFVFVIPVAAELDLKAAARSVGEKSVAMIHVADINKVTGYVRGGCSPVGMKKQYTTVFDESVLSQPKVYVSGGRIGTQVCCAAADLIKAARATTAKIIF from the coding sequence ATGGGCAAAGAAGCAAAAACGAACGCCATGCGCATCTTGGAGCGGGCCAAGGTGGCCTACACCGCGCATGAATATCCCCACGAAGAGGGCGTGGCGGTGGACGGCGTGAGCGTCGCCGCCAGCATGGGCGAGGACCCCGCCTGCGTCTACAAGACGCTGGTGACGCAGGGGGCCAGCAGGAACTACTTTGTTTTCGTCATCCCGGTGGCAGCGGAGCTTGACCTGAAGGCCGCCGCCCGCAGCGTGGGTGAAAAGAGCGTGGCGATGATCCACGTTGCCGACATCAACAAAGTCACCGGCTATGTCCGGGGCGGCTGCAGCCCGGTGGGCATGAAGAAGCAATACACCACCGTTTTCGACGAGAGCGTGCTGAGCCAGCCGAAGGTCTACGTCTCCGGCGGGCGCATCGGCACGCAGGTGTGCTGCGCCGCTGCCGACCTCATCAAGGCTGCACGGGCAACGACCGCGAAGATCATCTTCTGA
- the purE gene encoding 5-(carboxyamino)imidazole ribonucleotide mutase, which produces MIRKVAVIMGSDSDWPVVKGACAQLKALDIPFEAHILSAHRTPAEAADFAKKAKADGFGVILCAAGMAAHLAGAFAANTTLPVIGIPMKGGAMDGLDALLATVQMPSGIPVATVALNGAKNAAWLAAEILALGDEALADRLEAERTAMAQQIAAKEEKLQKEIEEL; this is translated from the coding sequence ATGATTCGTAAAGTGGCAGTCATCATGGGTTCGGATAGTGATTGGCCGGTGGTCAAGGGGGCCTGCGCCCAGCTCAAGGCGCTGGACATCCCCTTTGAGGCCCACATCCTGTCGGCCCACCGCACCCCCGCCGAGGCGGCGGACTTCGCAAAAAAGGCAAAGGCAGACGGCTTCGGCGTCATCCTCTGCGCGGCGGGCATGGCAGCACATCTGGCTGGTGCTTTCGCCGCCAACACCACCCTGCCGGTCATCGGCATCCCGATGAAGGGCGGCGCGATGGACGGTCTGGATGCACTGCTGGCCACCGTCCAGATGCCCAGCGGCATCCCGGTGGCTACGGTGGCCCTGAACGGCGCAAAGAACGCCGCATGGCTGGCTGCTGAGATCTTGGCCCTCGGCGACGAGGCGCTGGCCGACCGGCTGGAGGCTGAGCGCACCGCGATGGCGCAGCAGATCGCCGCAAAGGAAGAAAAACTGCAGAAAGAGATCGAGGAACTGTAA
- the purF gene encoding amidophosphoribosyltransferase, whose translation MSDFAYPLHEECGVFGIYDRAGTEDVAAAAYSALYALQHRGQESCGIAVNDDGVINGHRDLGLVNEVLTPAVLASLAKPTAHMATGHVRYATAGSRVRANAQPMIVRHGRGTMALCHNGNLTNALELRRQLENEGAIFHGSSDTEVICYLVTRNRLRMGSIEIAISKTMDVLEGAYSLVVMSATKLIAARDPRGYRPLCIGTLPGGGYAFASESCALDAVGATLLRDVEPGEIVIADTKTGELRSIKDHCGRPDRQMCVFEFIYFARPDSIIEGSSVHEARKQAGRFLAQEHPVEADVVIGVPDSGLDAALGYSQESGIPYGIGFIKNKYIGRTFIQGSQKQRENSVRIKLNVVSSTVKGKRVVLVDDSIVRGTTSARIIKLLRDAGAKEVHFRVSAPPFKYPCYFGTDIPDQKLLVATGRTVDEINEIIGADTLGYLSTEHVVRLAQNANGGFCTACFTGQYAVKPEEVLSTDIHERHLNDRPKDEKKLGE comes from the coding sequence ATGTCTGATTTTGCATACCCGCTTCACGAAGAGTGCGGCGTTTTCGGCATCTATGACCGTGCAGGCACGGAGGATGTGGCGGCTGCCGCCTACTCGGCCCTGTACGCTCTGCAGCACCGTGGGCAGGAGAGCTGCGGCATCGCCGTGAACGATGACGGCGTCATCAACGGCCACCGGGACCTCGGCCTTGTCAATGAGGTGCTCACCCCGGCGGTGCTGGCTTCGCTGGCAAAGCCCACGGCCCATATGGCCACCGGCCATGTCCGCTACGCCACCGCCGGCAGCCGCGTCCGGGCCAACGCCCAGCCCATGATCGTCCGGCATGGCCGGGGCACCATGGCCCTCTGCCACAACGGCAACCTGACGAACGCTCTGGAGCTTCGCCGCCAGCTGGAAAACGAGGGCGCTATCTTCCACGGCTCCTCCGATACCGAGGTCATCTGCTACCTCGTCACCCGCAACCGCCTGCGGATGGGAAGCATCGAGATCGCCATCAGCAAGACGATGGATGTCCTCGAGGGCGCCTACAGCCTCGTGGTCATGTCGGCCACCAAGCTCATCGCGGCCCGCGACCCCCGGGGCTACCGGCCTCTGTGCATCGGCACCCTGCCCGGCGGCGGCTATGCCTTCGCCAGCGAGAGCTGTGCGCTGGACGCCGTCGGTGCGACGCTGCTGCGGGATGTGGAGCCGGGCGAGATCGTCATCGCCGACACCAAGACCGGTGAGCTGCGCTCCATCAAAGACCACTGCGGCCGTCCCGACCGCCAGATGTGCGTCTTCGAGTTCATCTACTTTGCCCGCCCTGACAGCATCATTGAGGGCAGCTCGGTGCATGAGGCCCGCAAGCAGGCAGGCCGCTTCCTCGCACAGGAACACCCCGTAGAGGCCGATGTGGTCATCGGTGTGCCGGACTCCGGCCTCGATGCGGCCCTCGGCTACTCGCAGGAGAGCGGCATCCCCTACGGCATCGGCTTCATCAAGAATAAATACATCGGCCGCACCTTCATTCAGGGCAGCCAGAAGCAGCGCGAGAACAGCGTCCGCATCAAGCTGAACGTCGTGTCCAGCACCGTCAAGGGCAAGCGGGTAGTGCTGGTGGATGACTCCATCGTGCGCGGCACCACCTCCGCCCGCATCATCAAGCTGCTGCGGGACGCCGGAGCGAAGGAAGTCCACTTCCGTGTTTCCGCGCCCCCCTTCAAATATCCCTGCTATTTCGGCACCGATATCCCCGACCAGAAGCTGCTGGTCGCCACCGGCCGCACGGTGGACGAGATCAACGAGATCATCGGGGCCGACACGCTGGGCTACCTTTCGACGGAGCACGTCGTCCGGCTGGCCCAGAACGCGAACGGCGGCTTCTGCACTGCCTGCTTCACCGGCCAGTACGCCGTGAAGCCGGAAGAGGTGCTTTCCACCGATATTCATGAACGCCACCTGAATGACCGTCCCAAGGACGAGAAAAAGTTAGGAGAGTAA
- the purM gene encoding phosphoribosylformylglycinamidine cyclo-ligase — protein MEKSYSESYAAAGVDITAGYRSVELMKQYVARTMNEHCIGGLGGFGGLFELDCTGYQHPVLISGTDGVGTKLKIAMILDKHDTIGIDCVAMCVNDVICAGAKPLVFLDYIACGRNIPEKIAEIVKGVAEGCVQADCSLVGGETAEHPGMMPEEEYDLAGFTVGVVDKEKILSNETMKPGDVIIALPSTGVHSNGFSLVRKIFDIDGDPAVLKTTPAELGGKTLGEALLAPTKIYVKPVLKVLEEVDVKGISHITGGGFYENIPRSLKKGCCARIKKEDVRTPALFQLMQKTGNISEHDMFNTFNMGVGMVLTVPAEQADKALDILHANGEPEAYRLGVIAEGEGVELC, from the coding sequence ATGGAAAAGAGCTATTCGGAAAGCTATGCAGCCGCAGGTGTGGACATCACCGCAGGCTACCGTTCGGTCGAACTCATGAAGCAGTATGTGGCCCGCACCATGAACGAGCACTGCATCGGCGGGCTGGGCGGCTTCGGCGGCCTGTTCGAGCTGGACTGCACCGGCTATCAGCACCCCGTCCTCATCTCGGGCACCGACGGCGTGGGCACCAAGCTGAAGATCGCCATGATCCTGGACAAGCATGACACCATCGGCATCGACTGCGTGGCCATGTGCGTCAACGATGTCATCTGCGCCGGTGCGAAGCCGCTGGTCTTCCTCGACTACATCGCCTGCGGCCGGAACATCCCCGAGAAGATCGCCGAGATCGTCAAGGGCGTGGCCGAGGGCTGCGTGCAGGCCGACTGTTCTCTGGTGGGCGGCGAGACCGCAGAGCACCCGGGCATGATGCCGGAGGAGGAGTACGATCTGGCCGGCTTCACCGTGGGCGTCGTGGACAAGGAAAAGATCCTGAGCAACGAGACCATGAAGCCCGGCGACGTCATCATCGCCCTGCCCTCCACCGGCGTCCACTCCAACGGATTCTCGCTGGTGCGCAAGATTTTCGACATCGACGGCGACCCCGCCGTTCTCAAGACTACCCCCGCAGAGCTGGGCGGCAAGACCCTCGGCGAGGCCCTGCTGGCCCCCACTAAGATCTACGTTAAGCCGGTGCTGAAGGTGCTGGAAGAGGTGGATGTCAAGGGCATCTCCCACATTACCGGCGGCGGCTTCTACGAGAACATCCCCCGCAGCCTGAAGAAGGGCTGCTGCGCCCGCATTAAGAAGGAGGATGTCCGCACTCCGGCCCTCTTCCAGCTGATGCAGAAGACCGGCAATATCTCCGAGCATGATATGTTCAACACCTTCAACATGGGCGTCGGCATGGTGCTGACCGTCCCCGCCGAGCAGGCCGACAAGGCACTGGACATCCTCCACGCCAACGGTGAGCCGGAGGCCTATCGTCTGGGCGTCATCGCAGAAGGTGAGGGTGTCGAGCTGTGCTGA
- the purN gene encoding phosphoribosylglycinamide formyltransferase: MLNIAVLVSGGGTNLQALLDSEARGENPNGKITLVVASKPGVYALERAAKAGVEGVVVRRKDYATSEAFDAALLKTLKEHDIDLVVLAGFLSVLGPSVIEAYPRRILNIHPALIPSFCGPGMYGLRPHEAALARGCKVTGATVHFVNEECDGGPILLQKAVDILPGDTPEVLQKRVMEQAEWKLLPQAVAMVCSGEV; encoded by the coding sequence GTGCTGAACATCGCTGTGTTAGTGTCCGGCGGCGGCACCAATTTGCAGGCCCTGCTGGACAGTGAGGCCCGGGGCGAGAACCCGAACGGCAAGATCACACTGGTGGTGGCATCCAAGCCCGGCGTCTACGCGCTGGAGCGCGCAGCCAAGGCAGGCGTCGAGGGCGTGGTCGTCCGCCGGAAGGACTACGCCACCAGCGAGGCGTTCGACGCCGCCCTGCTGAAGACGCTGAAGGAACACGACATCGACCTCGTGGTGCTGGCGGGCTTCCTCTCGGTGCTCGGTCCCAGCGTCATCGAGGCCTATCCCCGCCGTATCCTGAACATCCACCCCGCCCTCATCCCGTCCTTCTGCGGGCCGGGTATGTACGGCCTGCGCCCCCACGAGGCCGCGCTGGCCCGGGGCTGCAAGGTGACGGGCGCCACCGTCCACTTCGTCAATGAAGAGTGCGATGGCGGGCCGATCCTGTTACAAAAGGCCGTGGACATCCTGCCCGGCGACACCCCCGAGGTGCTGCAGAAGCGGGTGATGGAGCAGGCCGAGTGGAAGCTGCTGCCGCAGGCGGTGGCGATGGTCTGCAGCGGAGAGGTTTAA
- a CDS encoding IMP cyclohydrolase: MEKIDLNEYLASNEYPGRGIAVAKAPDGRQMFIGYFIMGRSENSRNRVFDPVPERGGICTMAADPAKLEDPSLIIYNPVLTLGKTHIVTNGDQTDTIFDEMSRGRSFADALRTRTFEPDEPNYTPRISAVVYADGSYQMSILKSADGNGESVQRYFFDYPQPVAGEGHFISTYKHNGSPIPSFEGEPLRFACPRTIGDFAHGLWQNLNPDNKVSLFARVIDLETGESGDMIFNKYDAVCSDLDDPEEPELLPEELELLKKLDAEEE, translated from the coding sequence ATGGAAAAAATCGACCTGAACGAATATCTGGCCTCCAACGAGTACCCCGGCCGCGGCATCGCGGTGGCAAAAGCACCGGATGGCCGTCAGATGTTCATTGGCTATTTCATCATGGGCCGCAGCGAGAACAGCCGCAACCGGGTATTCGACCCGGTGCCCGAGCGGGGCGGCATCTGCACGATGGCGGCAGACCCGGCCAAGCTGGAGGACCCCAGCCTCATCATCTATAACCCCGTGCTGACCCTCGGCAAGACCCACATCGTCACCAACGGCGACCAGACCGACACCATCTTTGACGAGATGAGCCGGGGCCGCAGCTTTGCCGACGCCCTGCGCACCCGCACCTTCGAGCCGGACGAGCCGAACTACACCCCCCGCATCTCCGCTGTGGTGTACGCTGACGGCAGCTATCAGATGAGCATCCTGAAGTCTGCTGACGGCAACGGCGAGAGCGTGCAGCGCTATTTCTTCGACTACCCGCAGCCCGTGGCCGGGGAGGGTCACTTCATCAGCACCTATAAGCACAACGGCAGCCCCATCCCCAGCTTTGAGGGCGAGCCGCTCCGTTTCGCCTGCCCCCGCACCATCGGCGATTTCGCCCATGGCCTGTGGCAGAACCTGAACCCCGACAACAAGGTCAGCCTCTTCGCCCGGGTCATCGACCTCGAGACCGGCGAGAGCGGCGACATGATCTTCAACAAATACGACGCTGTGTGCAGCGACCTCGACGATCCCGAGGAGCCGGAGCTGCTGCCCGAGGAGCTGGAGCTGCTGAAGAAGCTCGACGCCGAGGAAGAATAA
- a CDS encoding phosphoribosylaminoimidazolecarboxamide formyltransferase, with product MHQMNELALKYGCNPNQKPSRIYMEDGSDLPVTVLNGKPGYINFLDALNSIQLVKELKEACGLPAAASFKHVSPAGAALGLPLSEVERKMYHIAPDMELSPLACAYARARGADRMSSFGDWIALSDVCDVPTAKLIQHEVSDGIIAPGYEPEALTILAGKKKGNYNVVAIDPAYKPASVEHKQVYGITFEQGRNELVINADTMLNNWVTENKTVTEEQKRDLIIALITLKYTQSNSVCYTAGGQTIGVGAGQQSRIHCTRLAGQKADNWQLRHMPKVLDLPFRDDVAKPNRDNAIDVYIGDTPEDVIGDDVWAETFTRQPEPLTVEEKKEYLSHVTGVCLGSDAFFPFGDNIERARRSGVTAIVQPGGSIRDQQVIDTCNKYGIAMAFCGIRLFHH from the coding sequence ATGCACCAAATGAATGAACTTGCGCTGAAGTACGGCTGCAACCCCAACCAGAAGCCCAGCCGCATTTATATGGAGGACGGCTCTGACCTGCCCGTCACCGTCCTGAACGGCAAGCCGGGCTACATCAATTTTCTGGATGCCCTCAACTCCATCCAGCTGGTCAAGGAGCTGAAAGAGGCCTGCGGCCTGCCTGCCGCCGCCTCCTTCAAGCACGTCTCCCCGGCGGGCGCGGCCCTCGGCCTGCCCCTGAGCGAGGTGGAGCGGAAGATGTACCACATCGCCCCGGACATGGAGCTTTCGCCGCTGGCCTGCGCCTATGCCCGCGCCCGCGGCGCAGATCGGATGTCCTCCTTCGGCGACTGGATCGCCCTCTCCGACGTCTGCGATGTGCCCACGGCAAAGCTCATCCAGCACGAGGTGTCTGACGGCATCATCGCCCCGGGCTATGAGCCGGAGGCCCTGACCATCCTCGCCGGGAAGAAGAAGGGAAACTACAACGTGGTCGCCATCGACCCTGCCTATAAGCCCGCCTCCGTGGAGCACAAGCAGGTCTACGGCATCACCTTCGAGCAGGGCCGCAACGAGCTGGTCATCAACGCCGACACCATGCTGAACAACTGGGTCACGGAGAACAAGACCGTGACCGAGGAGCAGAAGCGCGACCTCATCATCGCCCTCATCACCCTGAAATATACCCAGTCCAACAGCGTCTGCTACACCGCAGGCGGCCAGACCATCGGCGTGGGCGCAGGCCAGCAGAGCCGCATCCACTGCACCCGTCTGGCGGGCCAGAAGGCCGACAACTGGCAGCTGCGCCATATGCCGAAGGTGCTGGACCTGCCCTTCCGTGACGATGTGGCAAAGCCCAACCGTGACAACGCCATCGATGTCTACATCGGCGACACCCCCGAGGACGTCATCGGCGACGATGTCTGGGCCGAGACCTTCACCCGTCAGCCTGAGCCGCTGACCGTTGAGGAAAAGAAGGAGTATTTGAGCCATGTCACCGGCGTCTGCCTCGGCTCGGATGCGTTCTTCCCCTTCGGCGACAACATCGAACGGGCACGCCGTTCCGGCGTCACCGCCATCGTCCAGCCCGGCGGCTCCATCCGTGACCAGCAGGTCATCGACACCTGCAATAAGTACGGCATTGCGATGGCCTTCTGCGGCATCCGGCTGTTCCATCACTAA